DNA from Leptospira bandrabouensis:
TAGATCTTCTGACCGGGGGCGGCCTGCCGTTTTTTGCGTTATTTTCTTTTTTGCAGCCATAAATCAAAATATTTTAAAAAATAGTTGACTGTCAAACATATTTCGATACGGATGGTATCGAAATAACGATACTAACAGTATCGTTATTGAAGGAGATTTGTATGAAACCAATTTTGGTATTAGTTACTTTGTTGTTTGGGAGTGTAGGTTTGTTCGCTAAATCCGCATCTCCCTCTGGGGAAAAGGTTTTGGAAACTTTTTTTAGTGAATTTGGAAAAGGGAATGTAGCAGGTGTTTTGAACACATTCCACCCGCAAACTACGATTACAGCTGTTCGTAACGAAAACCGATCAGATAACCAGTTGTATGGAACCTATACGGGAATTTCTGGGGCAGAGGAATTCTTGAAAAATATGGGAAGTCAATTAGATACTAAAAAATTCCAGGTCGATCAGATTGTAGGAAAAAAAGATTGGGTATTTGCTAGTGGTAGTTTTTTACACATTCTGAAACAGACAGGTAAACCCTTTGAAAGCGAATGGGCCCTTAAAGCACAAATCAAAGATGGTAAAATTTTTACTTACCATTTTTATGAGGATAGTGCTTCTTTTGTGGCAGCATCTAAAAAATAAAAATTCATAGTTATTTAATCTATTTGTATTAACTAACTTTGGGAAATTTCGAATCCATTAGTGAATAGGAATGTAAATATCAGTAATACGTTTTTCATCTCTAATCTCTAGTGGATTCAAATAACATTCCCAAGGTGGTTGATTTTTCAATTTCCAAGTAGTGGTAATCACATACTCGTTCAAAATCCAATGGTAAATTTGGGGTAAGTTTTGATAACAACCTTGGTAACGAATTTGTAAATATTTTCCTTCAGGTATTGTTTGGATTCCAAAACCTTCGGGAAGTGGTTTGGTTATAGAACCGATTGTGATTCCTATATCAAATCGGATTTTACCTTGTGGAGAAATGTCTGGATCATCTTGGCTAATTCCAATCCACTTATGATTCGAATATAATAAATTCCAATTTTTCATTAAAGATTGAATGGATAAGACTTCTTTACTTTTTGGCAGAGGCCCTGGAAGATCTTCATAACTCCCTATATGACGCACAAAAGCAATGTTAAATGCTTTTATCGTTTTGATTTGAAATCCAAATTTACTGATTCCCTCTGGTATCTTTTGGTGAATTTTATTGGAAGAATTTTTTTTCTTTTGAAATTGATTGCGAAACTCGGAAGGTGTGGAACCAATCACTCGTTTGAAGGCTTTAGAAAAAGATTCGTGAGAGGAAAATCCGGCCTCGATGGCAATTTCTAAAATAGGAAAGTTCGTTATTTTTAATTCATAAGCAGCTTTTTCTAGTCTTAATCTGCGAATGTATTCTTTTACATTTTCGCCTTGTAGAGATTTAAACAAACGATGGAAATGCCATTCACTATAACCTGTAAAAAAAGCAAGTTGGTTGAGACCAATTGTATTTTCAAGTTGGTTTTCCATTTTGTTCCAAACTGGATAGAGGTTGGGTATTTTTGGCAAGTGGGAACCTTTCTTAATAGAAGAAAGGTAAGAAAGGTTCCAGAATTTGTCGTCTCTATTTTAGTTAGGTCTACGCTCCTGTACAATATCAATGCCAATTCCATTGGGATCCACTAAAGTAAAATGGGTATCTCCCCATTCTTCTGTAGTCAGAGGAAGATCAATGGGAGCATTTTTTTGTTTCATGGTTTCAAATTCTTTTTTTATATCTGTCGATTCGAAAATAAACCAAACTCCTTTTCCTTGGTAAGAATTTTGAAAATATGATTTTCTCACCTGTGGTTGGTTAGGTTTCATGATTGCTAACTCTACTTCTGGTTTGTTCGGTAACGATAACAATACAAACCAATCGGATTCAAATTTTATTTGTAACCCTAACCATTTTTCATAAAATGTTTTTGTTTCGTTTAGTTTTTCAGTAATAATACCCGTTTGGATTTGTTGGAATGCCATGTTTTCTCCTTTCGATTTAACTTGAGTATAGAGGAAATAGAACTACTACATTGGACCGTTTTTGCTTTTTTTTAGGGCGCATCGCACAAGTGCGACCGGGCTCTACGCTTCAATCATTGCTTTGCAAAGGATTTACGCTGCGATCCCTTGCGCTTCTTTGTGGAGTCGAAAAAAATA
Protein-coding regions in this window:
- a CDS encoding nuclear transport factor 2 family protein gives rise to the protein MKPILVLVTLLFGSVGLFAKSASPSGEKVLETFFSEFGKGNVAGVLNTFHPQTTITAVRNENRSDNQLYGTYTGISGAEEFLKNMGSQLDTKKFQVDQIVGKKDWVFASGSFLHILKQTGKPFESEWALKAQIKDGKIFTYHFYEDSASFVAASKK
- a CDS encoding AraC family transcriptional regulator, which produces MENQLENTIGLNQLAFFTGYSEWHFHRLFKSLQGENVKEYIRRLRLEKAAYELKITNFPILEIAIEAGFSSHESFSKAFKRVIGSTPSEFRNQFQKKKNSSNKIHQKIPEGISKFGFQIKTIKAFNIAFVRHIGSYEDLPGPLPKSKEVLSIQSLMKNWNLLYSNHKWIGISQDDPDISPQGKIRFDIGITIGSITKPLPEGFGIQTIPEGKYLQIRYQGCYQNLPQIYHWILNEYVITTTWKLKNQPPWECYLNPLEIRDEKRITDIYIPIH
- a CDS encoding VOC family protein encodes the protein MAFQQIQTGIITEKLNETKTFYEKWLGLQIKFESDWFVLLSLPNKPEVELAIMKPNQPQVRKSYFQNSYQGKGVWFIFESTDIKKEFETMKQKNAPIDLPLTTEEWGDTHFTLVDPNGIGIDIVQERRPN